GTTCCACGGCATCGCATCGCTGGAGGTGGCCAAGGTCAACGTGCCGGTGGGCGTGCTGATCTGGGTCATGATCATCCCGATGCTGCTGAAGATCGACTTCGCCGCGCTCGGGCAGGTGAAGGCGCACTGGCGCGGCATCGGCGTCACGCTCTTCATCAACTGGGCAGTCAAGCCGTTCTCGATGGCGCTGCTGGGCTGGATCTTCATCCGCCACGTGTTCGCGCCGCTGTTGCCGCCCACGCAGATCGACAGCTACATCGCCGGCCTCATCCTCCTGGCCGCGGCGCCTTGCACGGCCATGGTGTTCGTGTGGAGCCAGCTGTGCCGGGGCGACCCTTACTTCACGCTGTCGCAGGTGGCGCTCAACGACGCGATCATGGTGGTGGCCTTTGCGCCGGTGGTCGCGCTCCTGCTCGGCTTGTCTTCGATCGCGGTGCCGTGGGACACGCTGCTGGCGTCGGTGGGCCTGTACATCGTGGTGCCGGTGATCATTGCGCAGCTGCTGAGACGGCAGCTGCTCAAGAAGGGCGCGGCGCACTTCCAGGCGGTGGCGGCGCGCCTCGGGCCATGGTCGATCTCGGCGCTTCTGCTCACGCTGGTGCTGCTGTTCGCTTTCCAGGGCGAGGCCATCCTGCGGCAGCCGCTGGTGATCGCGCTGCTCGCGGTGCCGATCCTGATCCAGGTGCTGCTGAACTCGGGGCTGGCCTATGTGCTCAACCGCAAGCTCGGCGTGGCGCATTGCGTGGCGGGCCCGTCGGCGCTGATCGGGGCCAGCAACTTCTTCGAGCTGGCGGTGGCCACGGCCATCAGCCTCTTCGGCTTCCAGTCGGGCGCGGCGCTCGCCACGGTGGTGGGGGTGCTGATCGAGGTGCCGGTGATGCTGCTGGTGGTCGCGGTGGTCAACCGGACGCAGGGCTGGTACGACAAAGGTGCCAGGGCCGCCTGACCGGCGCAGCCTGCCTCAGGGCATGTTCTCCGACAAGCCGGGCACCGCGCCGGGCCCATGATCGAAGCCTGTTCTTCTTGATGCGGAGTCCATGAAGATCGCGACCTTCAACGTCAACGGCGTGAACAGCCGGCTGCCGCGCCTCCTGGAGTGGCTGGCCGAGTCCCGTCCCGACGTCGCCTGCCTGCAGG
The Variovorax sp. OAS795 genome window above contains:
- the arsB gene encoding ACR3 family arsenite efflux transporter; its protein translation is MNASPTAAAPSAPPPAIAFFERYLTLWVALCIVAGVALGQWLPGLFHGIASLEVAKVNVPVGVLIWVMIIPMLLKIDFAALGQVKAHWRGIGVTLFINWAVKPFSMALLGWIFIRHVFAPLLPPTQIDSYIAGLILLAAAPCTAMVFVWSQLCRGDPYFTLSQVALNDAIMVVAFAPVVALLLGLSSIAVPWDTLLASVGLYIVVPVIIAQLLRRQLLKKGAAHFQAVAARLGPWSISALLLTLVLLFAFQGEAILRQPLVIALLAVPILIQVLLNSGLAYVLNRKLGVAHCVAGPSALIGASNFFELAVATAISLFGFQSGAALATVVGVLIEVPVMLLVVAVVNRTQGWYDKGARAA